The Amycolatopsis sp. DG1A-15b genome window below encodes:
- a CDS encoding CHAD domain-containing protein, whose amino-acid sequence MTTESFRRTPAELGLPDAPVEARPADPAGHHVRAKLDREIRALLAHEPGTRSGVDPEDLHQMRVALRRMRSVLKLSGELVGDGAEPVRAELGWLGQSLGEVRDYDVLIGHLREVIAGFEVRDQAPGRRLVSKFVTERATAKRRLTRALSSARYSTLLREVSLLTRDSASAAAAEKPHDLIGGLAKPHRKLAKAVRALPADPPDDDLHALRIYGKKLRYAAELAQTSAKKKQTAKIKHLLKATKDFQTVLGEHQDAVVAAERMRTVLESADGPMGFVAGRIAERELGRRAEARAAWRRSWKAVDAAARALHA is encoded by the coding sequence GTGACCACCGAATCGTTCCGCCGGACACCGGCTGAGCTGGGCCTGCCGGACGCGCCCGTCGAAGCGCGTCCGGCCGACCCCGCTGGCCACCACGTGCGGGCCAAGCTCGACCGGGAGATCCGCGCGCTGCTCGCGCACGAACCCGGCACGCGCTCCGGCGTGGATCCGGAGGACCTGCACCAGATGCGCGTCGCCCTGCGGCGGATGCGCAGCGTGCTGAAGCTGTCCGGCGAGCTGGTCGGCGACGGCGCCGAACCGGTGCGCGCGGAACTGGGCTGGCTCGGCCAGTCCCTCGGCGAGGTGCGCGACTACGACGTGCTGATCGGGCACCTGCGCGAGGTCATCGCCGGCTTCGAGGTCCGGGACCAGGCCCCGGGCCGCCGTCTGGTGTCGAAGTTCGTCACCGAGCGAGCCACGGCGAAGCGGCGCCTGACGCGGGCGCTGTCGAGTGCCCGGTACTCGACGTTGCTGCGCGAGGTGAGCCTGCTGACGCGGGACAGCGCGTCGGCCGCGGCAGCGGAGAAGCCGCACGACCTGATCGGCGGGCTGGCGAAGCCGCACCGCAAGCTCGCCAAGGCCGTCCGTGCCCTGCCCGCCGACCCGCCGGACGACGACCTGCACGCGCTGCGCATCTACGGCAAGAAGCTGCGTTACGCGGCCGAGCTGGCCCAGACGTCGGCGAAGAAGAAGCAGACGGCGAAGATCAAGCACCTGCTCAAGGCGACGAAGGACTTCCAGACGGTGCTCGGTGAGCACCAGGACGCGGTGGTCGCGGCCGAGCGGATGCGCACGGTCCTGGAGTCGGCGGACGGCCCGATGGGATTCGTCGCCGGCCGGATCGCCGAGCGCGAGCTGGGCCGCCGCGCCGAGGCCCGCGCGGCGTGGCGACGCTCCTGGAAAGCGGTGGACGCCGCCGCCCG
- the dapD gene encoding 2,3,4,5-tetrahydropyridine-2,6-dicarboxylate N-succinyltransferase, with the protein MSEQSPNPETTGASGVGLATVATDGTVLDTWYPHPKLTEGGTPGTARLSAEEATELLGEAAAALLGPDTDRGVEVVAVRTTIGKLADAPADTHDMYLRLHLLSHRLVRPHGQNLDGMFGLLANVVWTNHGPCPVEGFETTRLRLRSRGAVTVYSVDKFPRMVDYVLPSGVRIGDADRVRLGAHLASGTTVMHEGFVNFNAGTLGASMVEGRISAGVVVGDGSDVGGGASIMGTLSGGGKETISLGERCLIGANGGVGISLGDDTVVEAGLYVTAGTKVLVDGKVVKARELNGISGAVFRRNSANGAVEVVPRTGAGVELNAALHAND; encoded by the coding sequence GTGAGCGAGCAGAGCCCGAACCCCGAAACGACCGGCGCCAGCGGCGTCGGGCTGGCCACCGTCGCGACCGACGGGACGGTCCTCGACACCTGGTACCCGCACCCGAAACTGACCGAAGGCGGCACGCCCGGGACCGCGCGCCTGAGCGCGGAAGAGGCCACCGAGCTGCTCGGCGAGGCCGCCGCGGCGCTGCTCGGCCCGGACACCGACCGCGGGGTCGAGGTCGTCGCCGTCCGCACCACGATCGGCAAGCTGGCCGACGCGCCCGCGGACACGCACGACATGTACCTGCGGCTGCACCTGCTCTCCCACCGGCTGGTCCGCCCGCACGGCCAGAACCTCGACGGCATGTTCGGCCTGCTGGCCAACGTCGTGTGGACCAACCACGGCCCGTGCCCGGTCGAAGGCTTCGAGACGACCCGGCTGCGGCTGCGCTCGCGCGGCGCGGTGACCGTATACAGCGTGGACAAGTTCCCGCGGATGGTCGACTACGTCCTGCCGTCCGGGGTCCGGATCGGCGACGCCGACCGCGTCCGGCTCGGCGCGCACCTGGCCTCCGGCACGACCGTGATGCACGAGGGCTTCGTCAACTTCAACGCCGGCACGCTCGGCGCGTCGATGGTCGAGGGCCGGATCTCGGCCGGCGTGGTCGTCGGCGACGGCTCGGACGTCGGCGGCGGCGCGTCGATCATGGGCACGCTTTCCGGCGGCGGCAAGGAAACGATCTCCCTGGGCGAGCGCTGCCTGATCGGCGCGAACGGCGGCGTGGGCATCTCGCTGGGCGACGACACGGTCGTCGAGGCGGGGCTGTACGTCACGGCGGGCACGAAGGTCCTCGTCGATGGCAAGGTCGTCAAGGCCCGCGAGCTCAACGGCATTTCGGGCGCGGTGTTCCGCCGCAACTCGGCGAACGGCGCGGTCGAGGTCGTGCCGCGGACCGGCGCCGGCGTCGAGCTGAACGCGGCGCTGCACGCCAACGACTGA
- the dapE gene encoding succinyl-diaminopimelate desuccinylase, whose translation MSLDLHADPVDLTAALVDIFSVSGAEAEIATAVQDALQTQAPHLEVVRNGDAVLARTHLGRASRIVLAGHLDTVPENGNLPSRREGTGDEEILHGLGTVDMKGGDAVFLHLAATLPSPKHDVTFVFYDNEEVEAVKNGLGRIERELPEWLAGDLAIVGEPSNGVIEAGCQGTMRVELRLSGKRAHTARAWMGENAIHALAEPLRRLAEYPPRIVDIDGLTYREGLQATAISGGVAGNVVPDAAVLTVNHRFAPDRDAAAAERHLREVFDGFELSVVDLSPGALPGLSAPAAAELVAAAGGRAAAKLGWTDVARFAARGMPAVNFGPGNPTLAHTKQENVRAAEIRQVTEVLRKFLG comes from the coding sequence ATGAGCCTGGACCTCCACGCCGATCCGGTGGACCTGACCGCAGCGCTGGTGGACATCTTCAGCGTGTCCGGCGCCGAGGCCGAGATCGCGACCGCGGTGCAGGACGCGTTGCAGACGCAGGCCCCGCACCTCGAAGTCGTCCGCAACGGCGACGCCGTCCTCGCGCGGACCCACCTCGGCCGCGCGTCGCGGATCGTGCTCGCCGGGCACCTGGACACCGTGCCGGAGAACGGCAACCTGCCTTCGCGGCGCGAAGGCACCGGTGACGAAGAGATCCTGCACGGCCTCGGCACGGTCGACATGAAGGGCGGCGACGCGGTCTTCCTGCACCTGGCGGCGACGCTGCCGTCGCCCAAGCACGACGTCACCTTCGTGTTCTACGACAACGAAGAGGTCGAAGCGGTCAAGAACGGCCTCGGCCGGATCGAGCGCGAGCTGCCGGAGTGGCTGGCCGGCGACCTGGCGATCGTCGGCGAGCCGTCGAACGGCGTGATCGAGGCCGGCTGCCAGGGCACCATGCGCGTCGAACTGCGGCTCTCGGGGAAGCGGGCGCACACCGCGCGGGCGTGGATGGGCGAGAACGCGATCCACGCGCTCGCCGAGCCGCTGCGCCGGCTGGCGGAGTACCCGCCGCGGATCGTCGACATCGACGGCCTGACCTACCGCGAAGGCCTCCAGGCGACGGCGATCAGCGGCGGAGTGGCCGGCAACGTGGTCCCGGACGCGGCGGTGCTGACGGTGAACCACCGCTTCGCGCCGGACCGCGACGCGGCCGCGGCCGAGCGTCACCTGCGCGAGGTTTTCGACGGTTTCGAACTGTCCGTTGTGGACCTGTCCCCGGGCGCGCTGCCGGGCCTGTCGGCCCCGGCGGCGGCGGAACTGGTGGCAGCGGCGGGCGGCCGCGCGGCGGCCAAGCTGGGCTGGACCGACGTCGCCCGTTTCGCGGCGCGCGGCATGCCGGCGGTGAACTTCGGCCCGGGCAACCCGACGTTGGCGCACACGAAGCAGGAGAACGTCCGGGCGGCGGAGATCCGCCAGGTGACCGAGGTGCTCCGCAAGTTCCTGGGCTGA
- a CDS encoding DUF3152 domain-containing protein, with protein sequence MPKTARRAAAAAVLALAVGSGVAACGERQPVAAPAAGPVVMDIGDATSVPPPPAAEREPVTQSAPVEAAITFPRTGSGQWMFTPGNDEVAGKAGRLMRYRIAIETDIDGVGPAGFAKDIRTILGDPRGWTAGGQWRLQQVGPADMADFTIYLATPASRDKLCGGTPDSYTSCRNGSNVVLNVARWANAVPGYGAPLEAYRQYMVTHETGHRLGQGHELCPGPGRPAPVMEQQTLGLHGCVPNPWPFPDGGGREYAGPPGEYDDPIPAGDS encoded by the coding sequence ATGCCGAAAACCGCGAGACGGGCCGCGGCCGCCGCCGTGCTCGCCCTGGCGGTGGGCAGCGGGGTGGCCGCGTGCGGGGAACGGCAGCCCGTCGCCGCGCCGGCGGCCGGGCCGGTCGTCATGGACATCGGGGACGCCACCTCGGTCCCGCCGCCGCCGGCGGCGGAGCGGGAGCCCGTGACGCAGAGCGCGCCCGTCGAAGCCGCCATCACCTTCCCGCGGACCGGGTCCGGGCAGTGGATGTTCACCCCCGGCAACGACGAGGTCGCCGGGAAGGCCGGCCGGCTGATGCGCTACCGGATCGCCATCGAGACCGACATCGACGGCGTCGGGCCCGCCGGGTTCGCCAAGGACATCCGCACCATCCTCGGCGACCCGCGCGGCTGGACCGCCGGCGGCCAGTGGCGGCTGCAGCAGGTCGGGCCGGCCGACATGGCCGACTTCACCATCTACCTCGCGACGCCGGCCAGCCGCGACAAGCTGTGCGGCGGCACGCCGGACAGCTACACCTCCTGCCGCAACGGCAGCAACGTCGTGCTCAACGTCGCCCGCTGGGCCAACGCCGTTCCCGGCTACGGTGCCCCGCTCGAGGCCTACCGGCAGTACATGGTCACCCACGAGACCGGGCACCGGCTGGGCCAGGGCCACGAGCTGTGCCCCGGCCCGGGCCGGCCCGCGCCGGTGATGGAACAGCAGACGCTCGGGCTGCACGGCTGCGTCCCGAACCCCTGGCCGTTCCCGGACGGCGGCGGCCGCGAATACGCCGGCCCGCCGGGGGAGTACGACGACCCGATCCCCGCCGGCGACTCCTGA
- a CDS encoding NADAR family protein, whose translation MPDSTSTSRVAGGDVVEGRQRLVFVDKGDYYELSPLGVFADGVVCWRYESTDFDGLRAAFDDGTLTLTPPEGASLIITGTAKGTVPALESWLTPELVIGELADEVDVLNDRPDSSRRCWDALLAYAADPTGAHLEAVRESYHAVPGHRRIHVLGDMDQNDVPVRILLAEVGETIPARRPGRTLTVTPEVRERALDYFRRSEAGIARAEAQRVADGPETTVPLVVGGYVYPSGWPDPAGLEVLQTDYPAAVTSGGREYASVMHAYWALSTGDAGWHDRIAAAARGLDARTLGEEAPRRAGWPTARLGVMAALLRDKFERHPAMAATLLGTGDARLLYNDRSSKYWSSGGANWLGRLLELVRSELATR comes from the coding sequence ATGCCGGACAGCACTTCGACGTCGCGCGTGGCCGGCGGCGACGTCGTCGAGGGGCGGCAACGCCTCGTCTTCGTCGACAAGGGTGACTATTACGAGTTGAGCCCGCTCGGCGTCTTCGCGGACGGCGTCGTCTGCTGGCGCTACGAATCGACTGATTTCGACGGTCTCCGCGCCGCGTTCGACGACGGCACGTTGACCCTCACCCCGCCCGAGGGCGCATCGCTGATCATCACCGGCACGGCGAAAGGAACCGTGCCGGCACTGGAATCGTGGCTGACGCCGGAGCTGGTGATCGGCGAGCTCGCCGACGAGGTGGACGTGCTCAACGACCGGCCGGACTCCTCCCGGCGTTGCTGGGACGCGCTGCTGGCGTACGCCGCGGATCCGACCGGTGCCCACCTCGAGGCCGTCCGCGAGTCGTACCACGCGGTGCCCGGGCACCGCCGGATCCACGTGCTCGGCGACATGGACCAGAACGATGTCCCGGTCCGGATCCTGCTCGCCGAGGTGGGGGAGACGATCCCGGCCCGGCGCCCGGGCCGCACGCTCACGGTGACGCCGGAGGTCCGGGAGAGGGCGCTCGACTACTTCCGCCGGAGCGAGGCCGGGATCGCCCGAGCCGAGGCGCAGCGGGTGGCGGACGGACCGGAGACGACCGTCCCGCTGGTCGTGGGCGGGTACGTCTACCCCAGCGGCTGGCCCGATCCGGCGGGCCTGGAGGTGCTGCAGACCGACTACCCGGCGGCGGTGACGAGCGGCGGCCGGGAGTACGCGAGCGTCATGCACGCCTACTGGGCGCTGTCCACCGGCGACGCCGGTTGGCACGATCGGATCGCCGCCGCCGCCCGGGGCCTCGACGCCCGGACCCTCGGCGAGGAAGCGCCCCGGCGGGCGGGCTGGCCGACGGCCCGGCTGGGCGTGATGGCCGCGCTGCTGCGGGACAAGTTCGAGCGCCACCCGGCGATGGCGGCGACGTTGCTGGGCACGGGTGACGCCCGCCTGCTCTACAACGACCGGTCTTCGAAGTACTGGAGCTCGGGCGGCGCCAACTGGCTGGGCCGGCTCCTGGAACTCGTCCGTTCCGAGCTGGCCACCCGGTGA
- a CDS encoding chitinase, which produces MSGRLLATLLATVLAVPLLVPAPAQGAVQADTCAVKPRPAGKVLQGYWENWDGAANGVHPGLGWIPVTDSRMAQHGYNVVNAAFPVIRSDGTVLWENGMDAGVKVSTPAEMCAAKAAGATILLSIGGAAAGIDLSSSAVADRFVATVVPILKQYNFDGIDIDIETGLTGSGNIKTLSASQSNLIRIIDGVLARMPSNFGLTMAPETAYVTGGSITYGSIWGAYLPIIKKYADNGRLWWLNMQYYNGSMYGCSGDSYQAGTVQGFTVQTQCLNNGLVVQGTTIRVPYDKQVPGLPAQPGAGGGYLSTSLVSQAWRSVPGLKGLMDWSVNWDGSKGWTFGNNVKSLQGR; this is translated from the coding sequence ATGTCCGGTCGCTTGTTAGCCACCCTGCTGGCCACGGTCTTGGCCGTCCCGCTGCTCGTGCCGGCCCCCGCGCAGGGGGCGGTGCAGGCCGACACATGCGCGGTGAAGCCGAGGCCCGCGGGCAAGGTCCTCCAGGGGTACTGGGAAAACTGGGACGGCGCCGCGAACGGCGTCCACCCCGGCCTGGGCTGGATCCCGGTCACCGACAGCCGCATGGCGCAGCACGGGTACAACGTCGTCAACGCCGCCTTCCCGGTGATCCGCTCCGACGGGACCGTGTTGTGGGAGAACGGGATGGACGCCGGCGTCAAGGTGTCCACCCCGGCCGAGATGTGCGCGGCGAAGGCCGCGGGCGCGACGATCCTGCTGTCCATCGGGGGCGCGGCCGCCGGGATCGACCTCTCGTCGTCGGCGGTCGCCGACCGGTTCGTCGCCACGGTCGTGCCGATCCTGAAGCAGTACAACTTCGACGGGATCGACATCGACATCGAGACCGGCCTGACCGGCAGCGGGAACATCAAGACGCTCTCGGCGTCGCAGTCGAACCTGATCCGCATCATCGACGGTGTGCTCGCGCGGATGCCGTCGAACTTCGGGCTGACGATGGCGCCCGAGACCGCGTACGTGACCGGCGGCAGCATCACCTACGGCTCGATCTGGGGCGCGTACCTGCCGATCATCAAGAAGTACGCGGACAACGGCCGGCTGTGGTGGCTGAACATGCAGTACTACAACGGCTCGATGTACGGCTGCTCCGGCGATTCCTACCAGGCCGGGACCGTGCAGGGCTTCACCGTCCAGACGCAGTGCCTGAACAACGGCCTGGTCGTGCAGGGCACGACGATCCGCGTGCCCTACGACAAGCAGGTCCCCGGCCTGCCCGCCCAGCCCGGCGCGGGTGGCGGCTACCTGTCGACGAGCCTGGTTTCCCAGGCGTGGCGGTCGGTTCCGGGCCTCAAGGGCCTGATGGACTGGTCGGTCAACTGGGACGGCTCGAAGGGCTGGACGTTCGGCAACAACGTCAAGTCCCTGCAGGGCCGCTAG
- a CDS encoding M28 family metallopeptidase, with amino-acid sequence MKWKTRLGAGVTALAAVLGVVSAPGGATATAAPATALAAPDISLANIKGHLNQLQTIANNNGGTRSARGGGYAASVSYVENLLKNAGYTTTRQTCTSCLGQSQNLIAEWPQGDASQVIMLGAHLDSVSAGPGINDNGSGSASILEVALTLARTNPAMAKRVRFGWWADEESGLVGSKYYVNNLPSSERTKIKTYLNFDMIGSKNWGYFVYDDVASVKAVFDEYFSSIGIQTEGDSEGDGRSDHASFKSAGIPVGGLATGAGDIKSSAQAQKWGGTAGSPFDNCYHRACDTTANIPDPPLEKNSDAIAYALWKLAVGTPQGNDFSVSLNPASGTVQPGQSLQVAVSTATTSGSAQSISLSASGLPAGATASFSPATVQSGGSSTLTISTSASTPTGTFPLTVTADGVNADHTAAFSLGVGSSSCAPVTNSTRLDIPDYPGAAVNSTANVAGCARNASGTTKVEVHITHTYRGDLVLDLVAPDGTAYRLKNSSSDSTPNLDTTYTVNASPEAANGAWKLQIKDVGPADTGYLSSWTLTV; translated from the coding sequence ATGAAGTGGAAGACACGACTCGGCGCCGGGGTCACCGCCCTCGCCGCCGTGCTGGGCGTTGTCAGCGCACCCGGAGGCGCCACAGCCACCGCCGCGCCCGCCACGGCGCTCGCCGCGCCGGACATCTCGCTGGCCAACATCAAGGGCCACCTCAACCAGCTGCAGACCATCGCCAACAACAACGGCGGCACCCGCTCGGCGCGCGGCGGCGGGTACGCGGCGTCGGTGTCCTATGTGGAAAACCTGCTCAAGAACGCCGGCTACACCACGACGCGGCAGACCTGCACCAGCTGCCTCGGGCAGTCGCAGAACCTCATCGCCGAGTGGCCGCAGGGCGACGCGAGCCAGGTCATCATGCTCGGCGCGCACCTCGACTCGGTGAGCGCCGGCCCCGGCATCAACGACAACGGCTCGGGCAGCGCGTCGATCCTCGAGGTCGCGCTGACGCTCGCCCGGACCAACCCGGCGATGGCCAAGCGCGTCCGGTTCGGCTGGTGGGCCGACGAGGAGTCCGGCCTGGTCGGCTCCAAGTACTACGTCAACAACCTGCCGAGCAGCGAGCGCACCAAGATCAAGACCTACCTCAACTTCGACATGATCGGCTCGAAGAACTGGGGCTACTTCGTCTACGACGACGTCGCTTCGGTCAAGGCCGTCTTCGACGAGTACTTCTCCTCCATCGGCATCCAGACCGAAGGCGACAGCGAAGGCGACGGCCGGTCCGACCACGCCTCCTTCAAGAGCGCGGGCATCCCGGTCGGCGGCCTCGCCACCGGCGCCGGCGACATCAAGAGCTCGGCGCAGGCGCAGAAGTGGGGCGGCACCGCGGGTTCGCCGTTCGACAACTGCTACCACCGCGCCTGCGACACGACGGCGAACATCCCGGACCCGCCGCTGGAGAAGAACAGCGACGCCATCGCCTACGCGCTCTGGAAGCTGGCCGTCGGCACGCCGCAGGGCAACGACTTCTCCGTCTCGCTGAACCCGGCGTCGGGCACCGTCCAACCGGGACAGTCGCTGCAGGTCGCCGTCAGCACCGCGACGACGTCCGGCTCGGCGCAGTCGATTTCGCTGTCCGCCTCCGGCCTGCCCGCGGGCGCGACGGCGTCGTTCAGCCCGGCCACCGTGCAGTCGGGCGGCAGCTCCACGCTGACCATCTCGACTTCCGCGTCGACGCCGACCGGCACCTTCCCCCTCACGGTGACCGCGGACGGCGTGAACGCCGACCACACGGCGGCGTTCTCGCTCGGCGTCGGCAGCTCGTCGTGCGCGCCGGTGACCAACTCGACGCGGCTGGACATTCCGGACTACCCGGGTGCCGCGGTGAACAGCACCGCGAACGTGGCGGGCTGCGCGCGCAACGCGTCCGGTACCACCAAGGTCGAGGTACACATCACCCACACCTACCGCGGTGACCTGGTCCTCGACCTCGTCGCCCCGGACGGCACGGCGTACCGGCTCAAGAACTCGAGCAGCGACTCGACGCCGAACCTCGACACCACCTACACCGTCAACGCCTCCCCGGAAGCCGCGAACGGCGCGTGGAAACTGCAGATCAAGGACGTCGGCCCGGCCGACACCGGTTACCTGTCCTCCTGGACGCTGACCGTCTGA
- a CDS encoding M4 family metallopeptidase — MTHRGFSTGLAAAAGLAMTLALPVTPASAASQAQPAAPEAAAARAADQAAASGLDALRRGPAESFQRIGLTAGGGGLFYGAYQRTYQGLRVVGGDAVVVADGAGRVRGTSAAETAAITVGTQAPLDAAKAAATARAQLPTVDSVSTPEKVVLAGTSPKLAYEVVVAGRTATAPSNLHVFVDAATGAVLDKRDDVKTFASGAKGQDRPATVNVAGTGNSYYVGNVSIDTTQSGSTYTLRDPGRTGISCGREGGSVYSGPDNNWGNGTGTDLETGCVDVLYSVQTEWKMLADWLGRNGINGSGTGYPASVGLSDVNAYWNGSSTHFGHSQDNQRQATSMDVVGHEFGHGIFQFTPGGAGSGNENGGMNESTGDIFGALTEAYANNTKDTPDYEVGEGVNLVGQGPIRYMYQPSKVGDPNCYSSSIPSTEVHAAAGPQNHWFYLLAEGSNPGGGKPASPTCNSSSVTGIGIQKAGKIFYNGLLKKTSSWNHKAARKATLEAAIALFPGSCTEYNATKAAWDAISVTTVSGEPASCSGGGPDFSVALNPASGSVQPGASATTTISTAITSGAAQSITLSASGLPTGATATFSPATISSGGSSTLTIATTSSTPTGSFPVTITADGASTDHTATYALTVGTTSSCAPVTNSTRLDIPDYPGAAVSSTSTVSGCARNASGTTKVEVHITHTYSGDLVLDLIAPDGTSYRMKNSSSSSTPNINTTYTVNASSEAANGAWKLQIKDVGPADTGYLSSWTLTV, encoded by the coding sequence ATGACCCATCGTGGGTTCAGCACGGGCTTGGCGGCCGCCGCCGGGCTCGCCATGACGCTCGCGTTACCGGTGACCCCGGCGAGCGCAGCTTCTCAGGCACAGCCCGCCGCTCCCGAAGCGGCAGCCGCCCGCGCGGCCGATCAAGCCGCCGCCAGCGGTCTCGACGCCCTGCGCCGCGGGCCGGCCGAATCGTTCCAGCGCATCGGCCTGACCGCCGGTGGCGGTGGCCTCTTCTACGGCGCCTACCAGCGCACCTACCAGGGCCTGCGGGTCGTGGGCGGGGACGCGGTGGTCGTCGCCGACGGCGCCGGGCGCGTCCGCGGCACCAGTGCGGCCGAGACCGCGGCCATCACCGTCGGGACCCAGGCGCCCCTCGACGCGGCGAAGGCGGCCGCCACCGCGCGCGCTCAACTGCCCACTGTGGACAGTGTGAGCACGCCGGAGAAGGTGGTGCTGGCCGGGACGAGCCCGAAGCTGGCCTACGAGGTCGTCGTCGCCGGGCGCACCGCCACGGCACCGAGCAACCTGCACGTGTTCGTCGACGCGGCGACCGGGGCGGTGCTCGACAAGCGGGACGACGTGAAGACCTTCGCCTCCGGGGCGAAGGGGCAGGACCGGCCCGCCACGGTGAACGTCGCCGGCACCGGCAACAGCTACTACGTCGGCAACGTCTCCATCGACACGACGCAGTCCGGCAGCACGTACACGCTGCGCGACCCGGGCCGCACCGGCATCAGCTGCGGCCGCGAGGGCGGTTCCGTCTACAGTGGACCGGACAACAACTGGGGCAACGGCACCGGCACGGACCTCGAGACCGGCTGCGTCGACGTGCTCTACAGCGTCCAGACCGAGTGGAAGATGCTCGCCGACTGGCTCGGCCGCAACGGCATCAACGGCAGCGGCACCGGCTACCCCGCCAGCGTCGGCCTGTCCGACGTCAACGCCTACTGGAACGGCTCCTCGACGCACTTCGGCCACTCGCAGGACAACCAGCGCCAGGCCACCTCGATGGACGTCGTCGGCCACGAGTTCGGGCACGGCATCTTCCAGTTCACGCCGGGCGGTGCCGGTTCCGGCAACGAGAACGGCGGCATGAACGAGTCGACCGGTGACATCTTCGGCGCGCTGACCGAGGCCTACGCGAACAACACCAAGGACACCCCGGACTACGAAGTCGGCGAGGGCGTCAACCTGGTCGGCCAGGGCCCGATCCGCTACATGTACCAGCCGTCCAAGGTCGGGGACCCGAACTGCTACTCGTCGTCGATCCCGAGCACCGAGGTGCACGCGGCCGCGGGCCCGCAGAACCACTGGTTCTACCTGCTGGCCGAGGGCTCGAACCCGGGCGGCGGCAAGCCGGCCAGCCCGACCTGCAACAGCTCGAGCGTCACCGGCATCGGCATCCAGAAGGCCGGCAAGATCTTCTACAACGGCCTGCTGAAGAAGACCTCGTCGTGGAACCACAAGGCCGCCCGCAAGGCGACCCTCGAAGCCGCGATCGCGCTCTTCCCGGGCAGCTGCACCGAGTACAACGCCACCAAGGCCGCGTGGGACGCCATCTCCGTCACCACCGTCAGCGGTGAGCCGGCGTCGTGCAGCGGCGGCGGGCCGGACTTCTCGGTCGCGTTGAACCCGGCTTCGGGTTCGGTGCAGCCGGGCGCCTCGGCGACCACCACGATCAGCACCGCGATCACCTCGGGCGCGGCCCAGTCGATCACGCTGTCCGCCTCGGGCCTGCCCACCGGCGCGACCGCGACGTTCAGCCCGGCGACGATCTCCTCGGGCGGCAGCTCGACGCTGACCATCGCGACGACGTCGTCGACCCCGACCGGCAGCTTCCCGGTCACCATCACCGCCGACGGGGCCAGCACCGACCACACCGCGACGTACGCGCTGACCGTGGGCACCACGTCGTCGTGCGCCCCGGTGACCAACTCGACGCGGCTGGACATCCCGGACTACCCGGGTGCCGCGGTCAGCAGCACCAGCACCGTGTCCGGCTGCGCGCGCAACGCGTCCGGCACCACCAAGGTCGAGGTGCACATCACCCACACCTACAGCGGTGACCTCGTCCTCGACCTGATCGCGCCGGACGGCACAAGCTACCGGATGAAGAACTCCAGCAGCAGCTCGACGCCGAACATCAACACCACCTACACCGTCAACGCTTCGTCGGAAGCCGCGAACGGCGCGTGGAAGCTGCAGATCAAGGACGTCGGCCCGGCCGACACCGGTTACCTGTCCTCCTGGACGTTGACCGTGTAG